A single genomic interval of Alteromonas sp. BL110 harbors:
- a CDS encoding type 1 glutamine amidotransferase domain-containing protein has protein sequence MRTSSSILSLAIIVGLTQSTYAADFQSSKASKGEVLVLLSSENVMQLTEGKTEPTGYYLNEFGVPAKALADAGYKLVLATPKGNAPAVDKKSVIPQYFDGGESQMRDIQTFVASIDGINDTLSLSEVIAQGLDKFEGVFIPGGHAPLIDLANNPQIGEILAHFHNEGKPTAAICHGPIALLSGQSNPKAFELALKSGEQAASDSWIYEGYKMTIFSTPEEEYFESTLDDASLLYYPADAMAQAGGKMEYKDMWAPNVVVDRELITGQNPFSDELLAEKLLQQLNSQTN, from the coding sequence ATGAGAACATCATCATCAATTCTATCACTTGCGATCATTGTTGGGTTGACACAGTCGACGTATGCTGCAGATTTTCAGTCATCAAAAGCCAGTAAAGGCGAAGTGCTTGTTCTGCTTTCAAGCGAAAATGTAATGCAGCTTACAGAAGGTAAAACTGAACCTACCGGTTACTATCTCAACGAATTTGGCGTGCCAGCTAAGGCATTGGCAGATGCGGGCTACAAGTTGGTATTGGCAACTCCTAAAGGCAATGCGCCAGCAGTAGATAAAAAATCAGTTATTCCACAGTACTTTGATGGCGGCGAATCACAAATGCGAGATATTCAAACGTTTGTTGCGTCTATAGATGGCATTAATGACACGCTGTCACTAAGCGAAGTTATTGCACAGGGGCTTGATAAATTTGAGGGTGTATTTATCCCAGGTGGTCATGCACCGCTTATCGATTTAGCAAACAACCCACAGATAGGCGAGATTTTGGCTCACTTTCATAATGAAGGAAAACCTACTGCTGCAATCTGCCATGGCCCAATCGCCTTACTTTCTGGGCAATCTAACCCAAAGGCATTCGAACTGGCATTGAAATCAGGTGAGCAAGCCGCATCTGACAGTTGGATTTATGAAGGCTACAAAATGACAATCTTCTCGACGCCAGAAGAAGAGTATTTTGAAAGCACCTTAGATGATGCAAGTTTATTGTACTACCCAGCTGATGCTATGGCACAAGCGGGTGGCAAGATGGAATACAAAGACATGTGGGCGCCTAATGTAGTCGTAGACCGCGAACTTATTACTGGCCAAAACCCATTTTCTGACGAACTGCTAGCTGAGAAGCTATTACAACAGCTAAATTCACAAACTAATTAA
- a CDS encoding LysR family transcriptional regulator — MSYLTQLKTFVEVYRCGNITRAAARLHMSQPAVTSHIQAMENIVGKELFVRKARGVEPTAIADDLALQVASHIDTLEQKVASIRSRASTDHGTLHLAGPAEYLSFVAGPALANLLQADKVNLVIHTGNKNNTYQLLEDDIAELAITASEPTDAMYEYQMLDKERLILVMNRVQGKLLGDKEITPSLLNQHKVVSYDEQLPLIRRYFSEVFNAPCESPVAAICPDIRAISSIVKAGIGYSVLPDYLCKEAIVKGELVPLGKNGPENEIYLVWKKGALRHPRVDFAKDVIMAFANINYLASYPN; from the coding sequence ATGTCTTACCTAACACAACTAAAAACCTTTGTAGAAGTCTATCGATGCGGCAACATCACACGTGCAGCAGCTAGGCTTCATATGTCTCAGCCAGCAGTAACTTCACATATTCAGGCAATGGAGAATATTGTCGGAAAAGAATTGTTCGTGAGAAAAGCTAGGGGCGTAGAGCCAACGGCGATCGCCGATGATTTAGCGCTTCAAGTAGCCAGTCATATAGATACATTAGAACAAAAAGTAGCGTCTATCCGCAGTCGCGCATCTACCGACCACGGTACCTTGCACTTAGCTGGCCCCGCCGAATATTTAAGCTTTGTTGCGGGCCCTGCGTTGGCTAACTTACTTCAAGCAGACAAAGTTAATTTGGTTATCCATACCGGTAATAAAAATAACACTTATCAGCTATTAGAAGATGATATCGCCGAACTCGCTATTACCGCCTCTGAGCCAACGGATGCTATGTACGAATATCAGATGTTAGACAAGGAGCGATTGATTTTGGTGATGAATCGGGTTCAAGGTAAATTACTTGGTGATAAAGAGATTACGCCGTCGTTACTGAATCAACATAAAGTAGTAAGCTATGACGAACAACTGCCGCTTATTCGCCGTTATTTTTCAGAAGTATTTAACGCGCCATGCGAGTCACCTGTAGCTGCAATATGCCCAGATATCCGCGCAATCAGCAGCATAGTTAAAGCGGGAATAGGGTATTCTGTGCTGCCCGATTACCTTTGTAAGGAAGCAATTGTCAAAGGCGAGCTAGTTCCGCTTGGAAAAAATGGGCCTGAAAACGAGATTTACTTGGTGTGGAAGAAAGGTGCGCTGCGACATCCTAGAGTAGACTTTGCGAAAGACGTAATAATGGCATTTGCCAACATTAATTATTTAGCCAGTTACCCAAACTAA
- a CDS encoding phosphate ABC transporter substrate-binding protein: MKIIAALFLILSAPLYAGTAVIVNASNNSGIDIDTVKKIYLGKVKAFPDGNRAIPLTFEQGNAARDAFNNNVLGKSESQYSAFWSKLVFTGRGTPPEMIESEDEMLKLVSTNPNTIGFIDESKVDGQVKVVGTF; encoded by the coding sequence ATGAAGATAATTGCAGCCCTATTTTTAATCTTGTCGGCACCACTTTATGCGGGCACCGCCGTAATTGTAAATGCTAGCAACAATTCAGGTATAGATATCGACACTGTGAAAAAGATTTACTTGGGCAAAGTAAAAGCCTTTCCGGATGGCAACCGTGCAATTCCACTCACATTCGAACAAGGAAATGCTGCAAGAGATGCATTTAACAACAATGTGTTAGGAAAATCTGAATCACAATATTCTGCATTTTGGTCAAAGCTAGTTTTCACTGGCCGGGGTACACCACCTGAAATGATTGAATCAGAAGATGAAATGTTAAAATTAGTTTCAACCAACCCAAATACAATTGGTTTTATCGATGAGAGCAAAGTCGACGGCCAAGTAAAGGTTGTTGGTACGTTTTAA
- a CDS encoding ExeM/NucH family extracellular endonuclease, whose protein sequence is MINEGNTQKYKLSKSAKVVNALLAGALSLGVVSVSASADTVWQEDFESSELQGKGATGSNPGGAVLSLEGVERWSVDVSAGALTATTDWFRVENGVMQARDVDGEVVWLSESIDIASAGEVTINAALSQSGTFETADYVDVFYSLDGGAFELITLTEGTSNTVQDDFGSATINKTIGSGSTLVLKVAMANNSSSEYLNLDSISVSGEGTNDGGDNGDGGDNPDNGGEPSNELLFLSGTCFNCPDLEAINLASNFVASDYYAALDTAIANGDSAQTLKETTHNIIENGHRTLSYSEVWTALTYTDEDPTNTDNVILFYKGISQGKFTNGSGSQSSNQENWNREHVWAKSHGFSSTSLTAYSDILHLRPTDISVNSSRGNLDFDFSDSPLSEAPANRVDSDSFEPRDAVKGDVARSMLYMDVRYDGNTAGDTEEDLVLLNRLTSTDEAAFGKLCVLLQWHESDPVDEFELRRNERVFEFQGNRNPFIDKPELASLIYNENCDGTGGDTGGDTGGDTGGDTGGDTGGDTGGDTGGDTGGDTGGDTGPSTNSVYISEYIEGGSFNKAIELFNSSTQPVSLSGYELVLLSNGDTADADRKVLALEGEIPAGGVATFAHADADALLTTGSTISSFVMNFNGDDYVELVYNGQVVDALGTFGVKTNWGKDVTLVRKSSVTGGNPNRNPAFTTDEWDSFAKDTLSNFGSHNGSVSEPTDPTDPTDPTDPTDPIAEIVLISAIQGDGEESTLVGTDVIVEAVVTKVVPAMSGFFVQEEASDSDNNPATSEGVFVYAGSFNLPEAGDAVRLLGTVGERFGVTQLTLSAELEVTGVGSNVLYTPVAMPFSLDADLEALEGMHVSFEQTLKVSDIYNLGRYGQFNVSSERLFIPTNQFVAGSQEALALAEINARNTLLVDDGETSQNLDDIPFPVGGLSHNNPLRLGNSIEALEGVLHYAFGAYNLIPVGDIQTVSTNPRIAAPQLNAIGDVKVASFNVLNYFNGPEFPTSRGADSVAEFERQKAKTIAAIVAMNADVLGLVEIENDGYSSDSAIATLVDSVNAELGSDEYSYVALESQLGGDEIAVGIIYKPAVVSLQGNPVTSSDAPFDYGNRQPLLQSFSVNSNGEDFTLAINHFKSKSCGDATGNNADSGDGQGCWNELRTQAAQGLIALVEQNSDVLSDRVIVMGDLNAYAKEEPILALEEAGYSNLVNFFDGDSAYSYSFGGEIGYLDHALSSPSLTEYVVDATVWHINADEPRVFDYNVEFKTETQLSSYYSADAYRSSDHDPVVVVLNFPEEVTVGDFDGDNDVDYNDIMAFYQLFLQGQATGENYDFNGDGQISFFDIQALMAMCTRANCAI, encoded by the coding sequence ATGATTAATGAGGGTAACACACAAAAGTATAAGCTGAGCAAATCAGCTAAAGTCGTAAATGCGTTGTTAGCAGGGGCTTTGTCACTGGGCGTAGTTTCAGTTAGTGCTTCGGCCGATACGGTTTGGCAAGAAGATTTTGAATCCAGCGAGCTGCAAGGAAAGGGCGCAACGGGTTCTAATCCCGGAGGGGCTGTTCTTAGCCTTGAGGGAGTAGAGCGTTGGTCAGTTGATGTTTCTGCAGGCGCTTTGACTGCAACTACAGATTGGTTTCGTGTAGAAAATGGCGTCATGCAAGCCCGTGATGTCGATGGCGAAGTGGTTTGGTTGAGTGAATCAATTGATATCGCTAGTGCGGGTGAAGTTACTATCAATGCAGCACTTTCTCAAAGCGGAACATTTGAAACGGCAGACTACGTCGACGTATTTTACTCACTAGATGGTGGTGCTTTTGAGCTTATAACGCTCACCGAAGGGACATCAAATACCGTACAAGATGATTTCGGTAGTGCCACGATAAATAAGACAATTGGAAGTGGAAGCACGTTAGTATTAAAAGTTGCTATGGCCAATAATTCTAGCTCTGAATACCTAAATTTAGACAGTATTTCGGTTAGCGGTGAGGGTACCAACGATGGCGGCGACAATGGCGATGGTGGCGATAACCCCGATAATGGTGGTGAACCTTCGAACGAACTTCTTTTCTTAAGCGGTACTTGCTTTAATTGCCCAGATTTAGAGGCGATTAATTTAGCGAGTAATTTTGTCGCATCAGACTACTATGCCGCATTAGATACCGCTATTGCTAACGGCGATAGTGCACAAACACTGAAAGAAACAACACACAACATCATTGAAAACGGTCATCGCACATTATCATACTCTGAAGTGTGGACTGCACTTACCTATACCGATGAAGACCCTACAAATACTGACAATGTTATCTTATTTTACAAAGGGATATCACAAGGCAAGTTTACCAACGGAAGCGGTAGTCAAAGCTCTAACCAAGAAAATTGGAACCGCGAACATGTTTGGGCAAAAAGTCATGGGTTTTCAAGCACAAGCTTAACGGCATACAGTGATATCCTTCACCTACGTCCAACTGATATTTCAGTAAATAGCTCGCGCGGAAACTTAGATTTTGACTTCAGCGATAGCCCTCTAAGTGAAGCGCCAGCGAACCGCGTTGATAGCGATTCTTTTGAACCGCGCGATGCAGTGAAAGGCGACGTTGCTCGTTCTATGCTTTATATGGATGTGCGTTACGACGGTAATACCGCAGGTGATACGGAAGAAGATTTAGTCCTGTTAAACCGCTTAACCTCTACCGACGAAGCAGCATTTGGCAAGCTTTGTGTGCTGCTTCAGTGGCATGAGAGCGATCCAGTGGATGAATTTGAGCTTCGCCGTAACGAGCGTGTGTTTGAATTCCAAGGGAACCGTAACCCGTTTATTGATAAGCCTGAACTTGCTTCACTTATTTATAACGAAAACTGCGACGGCACAGGCGGTGATACCGGCGGTGACACAGGTGGCGATACGGGCGGTGATACCGGTGGTGACACAGGTGGCGATACAGGTGGCGATACAGGTGGCGATACCGGCGGTGATACCGGTGGTGATACTGGGCCGTCAACCAATAGCGTTTACATATCAGAATATATTGAGGGTGGTAGCTTTAACAAAGCGATAGAGCTTTTTAATAGCTCGACTCAGCCTGTGAGCTTGTCTGGCTATGAGTTAGTTTTACTTTCAAATGGTGATACTGCCGACGCCGACCGTAAAGTACTAGCGCTTGAGGGCGAAATTCCTGCAGGTGGCGTAGCAACATTCGCTCACGCCGACGCTGATGCCTTACTAACAACTGGCTCTACAATCAGCAGTTTCGTAATGAACTTCAACGGCGATGATTACGTTGAGTTGGTATATAACGGTCAAGTTGTTGATGCATTAGGTACTTTTGGCGTTAAGACTAATTGGGGGAAAGACGTCACGTTAGTACGTAAGAGTTCAGTGACAGGCGGAAACCCTAACCGCAACCCTGCTTTTACCACTGATGAATGGGATAGCTTTGCAAAAGATACGCTAAGTAATTTTGGTTCTCACAACGGTTCAGTAAGTGAGCCAACAGACCCAACCGACCCGACGGATCCTACTGACCCGACAGATCCAATTGCTGAAATAGTTCTTATCAGCGCAATTCAAGGTGATGGTGAAGAATCAACGCTTGTCGGCACGGATGTTATTGTAGAAGCAGTAGTAACTAAAGTTGTACCAGCCATGAGCGGTTTCTTTGTTCAGGAAGAAGCAAGTGATTCAGACAATAACCCAGCAACGTCTGAAGGTGTGTTTGTTTACGCAGGGTCATTTAACCTGCCGGAAGCAGGGGATGCGGTGCGTTTGCTAGGTACAGTAGGCGAGCGCTTTGGTGTAACTCAATTAACTCTGTCTGCAGAACTCGAGGTTACGGGTGTAGGTAGTAATGTGCTTTACACACCTGTTGCTATGCCATTCAGCCTTGACGCTGATTTAGAAGCACTAGAGGGCATGCATGTTAGTTTTGAGCAAACGCTTAAAGTCTCTGATATCTACAATCTAGGGCGCTACGGGCAGTTTAACGTGTCTTCAGAGCGCTTATTTATTCCTACCAATCAGTTTGTAGCGGGCTCGCAAGAAGCGTTAGCGCTGGCGGAAATCAATGCACGCAACACTTTATTGGTTGATGACGGAGAAACATCACAGAATTTAGATGATATTCCTTTCCCTGTAGGTGGTTTATCGCACAACAATCCACTGCGTTTGGGTAACAGTATCGAAGCTTTGGAAGGTGTTTTACATTACGCTTTTGGTGCTTACAACCTCATCCCTGTTGGTGATATACAAACCGTGAGCACGAACCCACGAATTGCTGCACCACAGCTAAATGCTATCGGTGACGTGAAAGTGGCTAGCTTTAACGTGCTCAATTACTTCAATGGCCCGGAATTCCCGACCTCGCGAGGCGCAGATTCAGTTGCTGAATTTGAACGACAGAAAGCGAAGACCATTGCTGCTATTGTAGCGATGAATGCCGATGTACTTGGCCTTGTTGAAATTGAAAACGATGGTTATAGCAGTGATTCTGCAATTGCTACATTAGTTGATAGTGTCAACGCTGAACTAGGCAGTGATGAGTATAGCTATGTTGCATTAGAATCTCAGCTAGGCGGTGATGAAATTGCTGTTGGTATAATCTATAAGCCTGCTGTAGTTTCGCTACAGGGTAACCCTGTGACTTCATCTGACGCACCATTTGACTATGGTAACCGTCAACCTCTACTACAAAGCTTTAGTGTAAACAGTAATGGTGAAGACTTTACCTTAGCGATAAACCACTTTAAGTCGAAAAGTTGTGGTGACGCGACAGGCAACAACGCAGACTCAGGAGACGGTCAAGGGTGTTGGAACGAACTGCGTACCCAAGCAGCACAAGGCCTAATTGCTCTTGTTGAACAAAATAGCGACGTCTTGTCCGATCGCGTTATCGTAATGGGTGATTTGAATGCCTATGCGAAAGAAGAGCCTATCCTTGCGCTTGAAGAGGCTGGCTACAGCAATTTGGTTAACTTCTTTGATGGCGATAGTGCTTATTCGTATAGCTTCGGTGGCGAAATAGGTTACCTAGACCACGCCCTATCAAGCCCATCATTAACTGAATATGTGGTAGACGCAACGGTATGGCACATCAATGCTGATGAACCTCGCGTATTTGACTATAACGTTGAATTTAAAACTGAAACTCAGCTTTCTAGTTACTACAGCGCCGATGCGTATCGCTCTTCAGATCACGACCCGGTAGTGGTAGTACTTAACTTCCCGGAAGAGGTCACAGTTGGAGATTTTGATGGTGATAACGATGTAGATTACAACGATATCATGGCCTTCTATCAGCTGTTTTTACAAGGGCAAGCGACGGGTGAAAACTACGATTTTAACGGCGACGGCCAAATTAGCTTCTTCGATATTCAAGCATTAATGGCGATGTGTACACGCGCAAACTGTGCAATTTAA
- a CDS encoding PEP-CTERM sorting domain-containing protein (PEP-CTERM proteins occur, often in large numbers, in the proteomes of bacteria that also encode an exosortase, a predicted intramembrane cysteine proteinase. The presence of a PEP-CTERM domain at a protein's C-terminus predicts cleavage within the sorting domain, followed by covalent anchoring to some some component of the (usually Gram-negative) cell surface. Many PEP-CTERM proteins exhibit an unusual sequence composition that includes large numbers of potential glycosylation sites. Expression of one such protein has been shown restore the ability of a bacterium to form floc, a type of biofilm.): protein MKKFFLLLLAAATFNANAALISITTNKDVYNVGETIIATVSATELIDDNAVQTYFNGYNALFDFDSLLLSLNISSIVDLGALGAQPMVGTFGSDGNTLSIDAIEFIFASSTPFFPGAVFAQEGKDVVELFSFSLLALNAGIIDLTPTSVVLAQGGNPQSNTIEGTSFEIAQVPAPGTFALSLLALAGMLFARKRAK from the coding sequence ATGAAAAAATTCTTTTTACTATTATTGGCTGCTGCTACTTTCAATGCAAACGCAGCACTCATTTCGATTACAACTAATAAAGATGTTTATAACGTTGGCGAAACAATAATCGCCACAGTAAGTGCAACTGAGTTAATCGACGATAACGCAGTTCAGACTTACTTCAACGGCTATAATGCACTCTTTGACTTCGATAGCTTACTTTTAAGTCTTAATATTTCGTCTATCGTGGACTTAGGAGCATTAGGTGCACAGCCAATGGTGGGTACATTTGGAAGTGATGGTAATACGTTAAGTATAGATGCAATTGAATTTATCTTTGCGTCGTCTACCCCTTTTTTTCCAGGGGCTGTATTTGCACAAGAAGGTAAAGATGTCGTGGAACTCTTTTCGTTCAGCTTGCTAGCACTGAACGCTGGTATCATTGATTTAACTCCAACTAGTGTTGTCTTGGCTCAAGGAGGAAACCCTCAAAGTAATACTATTGAAGGCACGAGCTTCGAAATCGCTCAAGTACCTGCGCCTGGTACCTTTGCGCTATCGCTTCTGGCTTTAGCTGGTATGCTTTTCGCTCGTAAGCGTGCGAAATAA
- a CDS encoding WYL domain-containing protein, whose protein sequence is MLETISFSQRQRLAYIDFCLLFKGAIHRQDLINRFEVGLSAGSRDFTLYKELAPDNLIYDPREKRYFQTENFVPVFEHDAKRTLVKLANDISDGFDAIGDVHFPVESASSLNVPDIFVVAKVVQAIVNKKAMSVIYTSLSSGSGARELVPHSIVDNGQRWHVRAFDRKSQSFRDFVLTRISKVTVKTEPEAHECIEHDEEWGRLISLEIVPHPKNIKYSTAIELDYAMEEGVLTLEVRAAMAGYLLRRWNVDCTKHASLRTGEYQLWLRNQQSLADTDNLAIAPGYVGEQEAYTA, encoded by the coding sequence ATGCTAGAGACTATTTCTTTTTCTCAACGCCAACGACTGGCGTATATCGATTTCTGCCTTTTATTTAAAGGGGCCATTCATCGCCAAGATTTAATAAACCGTTTTGAAGTAGGTTTATCGGCGGGCTCTCGCGACTTTACGCTATACAAAGAACTTGCTCCTGATAACTTAATTTACGATCCAAGGGAAAAACGTTACTTTCAAACAGAAAACTTCGTTCCTGTTTTTGAGCATGATGCTAAACGCACCCTGGTAAAGCTTGCCAACGACATATCAGACGGATTCGATGCTATTGGCGACGTTCACTTTCCGGTGGAAAGTGCCTCTTCGCTGAACGTACCCGATATTTTTGTGGTAGCGAAAGTAGTACAAGCCATAGTAAACAAAAAGGCGATGAGCGTTATTTACACATCGCTGTCAAGTGGCAGTGGCGCAAGAGAATTAGTGCCTCATAGTATTGTTGACAACGGTCAGCGATGGCATGTGCGTGCCTTCGACAGAAAATCACAAAGTTTTCGCGATTTTGTTCTGACAAGAATTAGTAAGGTAACGGTTAAAACTGAGCCTGAAGCCCACGAATGTATTGAACACGATGAAGAGTGGGGAAGGCTTATTTCCCTTGAAATTGTGCCTCACCCAAAGAATATCAAATATTCTACGGCAATAGAGCTCGACTACGCCATGGAAGAGGGCGTGTTAACTCTGGAAGTACGTGCAGCCATGGCAGGATATTTGTTAAGGCGTTGGAACGTTGACTGTACGAAGCATGCCAGTTTACGCACCGGTGAATACCAGCTTTGGCTTAGAAATCAGCAGAGCCTAGCAGACACGGATAACCTTGCTATAGCCCCAGGCTATGTGGGCGAGCAAGAGGCTTATACCGCTTAG
- a CDS encoding response regulator → MSIRFRYIVALALTASLITLSFFILSGLIKEQKQDGEIINIAGQQRMLSQRIAMLAASSTLCEDNQESAYLKQDLAKFKQNHEYLVSLEHLPIQTFNTYFQQGQLDSKVKNFVDKTEILLTNARCETSSLMPIEELTSLLQQLDNVVNQFEQDATSRVDTVLTIEMYLWLAALVLLSIEAAFIFFPMERQVKRSINSLEHSKELAQDAAEKAEKASKAKSEFLSSMSHELRTPMNGLFGMIELAIDNPEKSNLYLKKAKTAGRQLLVLINDILDISKIEAGKIKIEQAPVDLLQVLDDVVSLQRVYCQRKGLEFHYLKDADLPHVIEGDLTRIAQILHNLLSNAIKFTSEGSVTLKVTHTKYKNGNRLVFDVIDTGIGIPASKLENIFKKFEQADQSTTREFGGTGLGLSIAKQLANLMGGDINVVSFTGQGSTFSFTMPAKEAQLPDIDIVPNVNLRCAIIDDLQTSREYFEHIVASMSIEPCSYESAKAFLDDKPFSFDVIILDLSMPVMSGVDLLHQLKRLTPPKFPKVILISAELERLEDEHEILKSIWKTHAKPINRRELENDLSKLIESKPVSRQEIQELNKKKRILLAEDNEINAEIVKAILQTEGYKFLHVKNGRDAVEVSKRHNFDLILMDCNMPIMGGIQASIILRKTLETNTPIIALTANAFAEDKEECLAAGMDDFLPKPLDKDTLLATIKRYIS, encoded by the coding sequence ATGTCCATACGTTTTCGATATATTGTTGCTTTAGCGCTAACAGCATCGCTGATTACCCTGTCTTTTTTCATTCTTTCTGGCTTAATTAAAGAGCAAAAGCAGGATGGGGAAATTATTAATATTGCGGGCCAGCAGCGTATGCTATCGCAACGCATAGCTATGTTGGCAGCTTCATCGACACTATGTGAAGACAATCAAGAATCAGCCTACTTAAAACAAGACCTTGCTAAATTCAAACAAAACCATGAGTATCTTGTTTCGTTGGAACATCTGCCTATTCAAACTTTTAACACTTATTTTCAGCAAGGACAGCTTGATTCAAAGGTCAAAAATTTCGTTGATAAAACTGAGATATTGTTAACGAACGCACGTTGCGAAACCTCCTCCCTCATGCCGATTGAAGAGCTTACGTCGCTCCTTCAACAGCTAGACAATGTGGTAAATCAATTTGAACAGGACGCAACATCACGTGTAGATACCGTTCTTACTATTGAAATGTACCTGTGGCTAGCAGCACTTGTTCTATTGAGCATTGAAGCCGCGTTCATCTTTTTTCCTATGGAGCGACAAGTTAAACGCTCTATTAACTCGTTAGAACACTCGAAAGAACTGGCACAAGATGCCGCAGAAAAAGCAGAGAAAGCGAGTAAAGCAAAGTCAGAGTTTCTTTCAAGCATGAGCCATGAATTACGTACGCCTATGAATGGCTTATTTGGCATGATTGAACTGGCGATCGATAACCCGGAAAAAAGTAACTTGTATTTAAAAAAGGCTAAAACAGCCGGCCGGCAGTTATTGGTTTTGATTAATGACATACTCGACATATCAAAGATTGAGGCGGGCAAAATAAAAATAGAGCAGGCCCCTGTTGATTTATTGCAAGTACTAGATGATGTGGTGTCGTTACAGCGGGTTTATTGCCAGCGCAAAGGTCTTGAATTTCACTATTTGAAAGATGCTGACCTTCCCCATGTTATTGAAGGTGATCTAACGCGTATAGCACAGATTTTACACAACCTGCTTAGCAACGCGATTAAGTTTACGTCCGAAGGTTCGGTAACACTAAAAGTTACACACACTAAATATAAAAATGGCAATCGTCTGGTTTTCGACGTTATCGATACAGGCATTGGTATACCCGCTTCTAAACTGGAAAATATATTCAAAAAATTTGAACAAGCTGACCAATCTACAACGCGAGAATTTGGTGGTACGGGGTTAGGACTCAGCATAGCAAAGCAGCTAGCTAACTTAATGGGTGGCGACATAAATGTGGTTTCATTCACAGGTCAAGGCAGTACGTTTAGCTTCACAATGCCCGCTAAAGAAGCGCAGCTACCAGACATTGACATTGTGCCCAATGTCAACTTGCGCTGTGCAATCATCGACGACTTGCAAACCAGTCGCGAATACTTTGAGCACATCGTGGCGTCTATGTCGATTGAGCCTTGTAGCTATGAAAGTGCAAAAGCATTTTTAGATGACAAACCTTTTAGTTTTGATGTCATTATTCTTGATCTTTCTATGCCAGTAATGAGCGGCGTAGACTTACTGCACCAGCTTAAGAGGTTAACACCGCCTAAGTTTCCTAAAGTGATATTGATTTCGGCTGAACTAGAAAGACTGGAAGACGAACACGAAATACTTAAAAGTATTTGGAAAACTCACGCCAAACCAATCAACCGACGTGAACTGGAAAATGATTTGAGTAAGTTAATTGAATCTAAACCTGTTAGCCGCCAAGAGATTCAAGAACTTAATAAAAAGAAACGGATACTATTGGCCGAAGATAACGAAATTAACGCTGAGATTGTTAAAGCTATATTGCAAACAGAAGGCTATAAATTTTTGCATGTTAAAAATGGTCGCGATGCCGTTGAAGTAAGCAAACGGCATAATTTCGATCTTATTCTTATGGATTGCAATATGCCAATTATGGGCGGTATCCAAGCTTCAATAATTTTAAGAAAAACACTGGAAACTAACACTCCTATAATCGCACTGACTGCAAATGCATTTGCAGAAGATAAAGAAGAGTGCTTGGCCGCAGGCATGGATGATTTCTTGCCCAAACCCTTAGACAAAGACACTCTACTCGCTACGATTAAAAGATACATCAGTTAG